Proteins from a single region of Corvus hawaiiensis isolate bCorHaw1 chromosome 6, bCorHaw1.pri.cur, whole genome shotgun sequence:
- the LOC125327070 gene encoding uncharacterized protein LOC125327070, protein MAGRRADLRPAGEPAGWEAAMLARRYATSTDPGPGLPAKRGGPGGCKGRRPVSGSACREGAGWSLLLSPQSHLQLRRNLSSSFPRWQGGGQEGGGRREGGRKRAASEQVCPSLPADVLPPQMMAGNKTAPSVRRQPGKTGRVRGEGSIPGCRAGDGSSPRDLKFIRPEEDIHMTPILDGMCERIIFPDISKGRTEDCRKAPGQNPLCYRASVEDPLTSNACQEAV, encoded by the exons AtggcaggcaggagagcagacCTCAGGCCTGCTGGGGAGCCGGCTGGGTGGGAAGCAGCCATGCTCGCCAGGCGCTACGCCACCAGCACGGATCCCGGGCCAG ggctGCCAGCCAAGCGAGGGGGGCCGGGAGGGTGCAAGGGCAGGCGGCCCGTCAGCGGCAGCGCCTGTCGGGAGGGCGCAGGGTGGAGTCTCTTACTCAGCCCCCAGAGCCACCTCCAGCTTCGGCGAAACCTGTCGAGCAGTTTCCCCCGGTGGCAGGGCGGAGGGCAGGAGGGCGgcgggaggagagagggagggaggaaacgCGCCGCCTCGGAACAGGTTTGTCCTTCTCTACCTGCTGACGTTCTGCCGCCCCAGATGATGGCTGGAAACAAAACCGCCCCGTCAGTGCGAAGGCAGCCTGGAAAAACTGGTCGTGTGAGGGGCGAGGGCAGCATTCCTGGCTGCCGCGCAGGGGACGGCTCATCACCGCGAG ACTTGAAGTTTATAAGGCCAGAAGAGGATATTCACATGACACCAATTTTAGATGGCATGTGTGAGAGGATTATCTTCCCAGACATCTCCAAAGGGAGGACAGAAGACTGTAGGAAGGCTCCTGGACAGAATCCCCTTTGCTATAGAGCAAGTGTAGAAGACCCACTTACATCAAATGCATGTCAGGAGGCAGTGTGA